A stretch of the Oxyura jamaicensis isolate SHBP4307 breed ruddy duck chromosome 4, BPBGC_Ojam_1.0, whole genome shotgun sequence genome encodes the following:
- the TBX22 gene encoding T-box transcription factor TBX22, with protein sequence MPLRLFSCSHHFSKTNSGSRSRLSPRSDAGGPRRARCPPTARAGTPHGAAAGSPAAPLSPAAARGGPGPGEGGMALSSRAHAFSVEALVGRSAKRKVPDGRDDEAGAGCRQSRRAPEPEKRPKAGAESREARDEVQVELQGSELWRRFHEIGTEMIITKAGRRMFPSVRVKVKGLQPLQQYYIAIDVVPVDSKRYRYVYHSSQWMVAGNTDHSCITPRLYIHPDSPCSGETWMRQIVSFDRVKLTNNELDDKGHIILQSMHKYKPRVHVIAQDSRFDLAQIQSLPAEGVHTFSFQETEFTTVTAYQNQQITKLKIDRNPFAKGFRDPGRNRGVLDGLLEPYPWRPPLALDFKAFGADSHGGSSSSSPVTSSGGTPSPLNPLLSPSCSPPAFHLSASNIGVPCPETYLHSLSLPLYYKICPASFLRQQSLVFPSHEKLGGASPPALPHFMVDMPKLSALGITSLKNGKSEDLNGQCLQVPSSASQMLYGLHASGNIFPSSPIAREALNCSLHPPYGLYGYNFSVPSRLMNAASHFKVSDSIPASFRDGRCNHSNWHSTINHCL encoded by the exons ATGCCACTCCGGCTATTCTCCTGCTCCCACCacttttccaaaacaaacagcGGGAGCCGCAGCCGCCTCTCGCCTCGCTCGGATGCGGGAGGACCCCGCCGCGCCCGCTGCCCCCCGACGGCACGGGCCGGGACCCCGCATGGAGCGGCCGCCGggagccccgccgccccgctgAGCCCCGCGGCGGCCCGGGGGGGCCCCGGcccgggggaggggggcatGGCGCTGAGCTCCCGGGCTCACGCCTTCTCGGTGGAAGCCCTGGTGGGGCGCTCGGCCAAGAGGAAGGTGCCCGACGGGCGAGACGACGAGGCCGGGGccggctgcaggcagagccgcAGAGCCCCGGAGCCGG AGAAGCGGCCCAAGGCCGGCGCCGAGAGCCGGGAGGCGAGGGACGAGGTGCAggtggagctgcagggctcCGAGCTCTGGAGGAGGTTTCACGAGATCGGCACCGAGATGATCATCACCAAGGCCGGCAG GAGGATGTTCCCGTCGGTCCGGGTGAAGGTGAAGGGGCTGCAGCCGCTGCAGCAGTACTACATCGCCATCGACGTGGTGCCCGTGGACTCCAAGCGCTACAG GTACGTGTACCACAGCTCGCAGTGGATGGTGGCGGGGAACACGGACCACTCGTGCATCACGCCGCGGCTCTACATCCACCCCGACTCGCCCTGCTCGGGGGAGACGTGGATGAGGCAGATCGTCAGCTTCGACCGGGTGAAGCTCACCAACAACGAGCTGGACGACAAGGGGCAC ATCATCCTGCAGTCCATGCACAAGTACAAGCCCCGCGTGCACGTTATCGCCCAGGACTCCCGCTTCGACCTGGCACAGATCCAGTCGCTGCCGGCCGAGGGGGTGCACACCTTCTCCTTCCAGGAGACCGAGTTCACCACGGTGACGGCTTACCAGAACCAGCAG ATCACGAAGCTGAAGATCGACAGGAACCCCTTCGCCAAGGGCTTTCGGGACCCCGGCAGGAACAG GGGAGTTCTGGACGGGCTCCTGGAGCCCTACCCGTGGCGGCCACCCCTCGCCCTGGACTTCAAGGCTTTCGGCGCCGACAGCCACG GTGGGAGCTCCAGCTCTTCTCCAGTGACCTCCAGCGGTGGGACGCCCTCTCCTCTCAACCCGCTGCTTTCCCCGTcgtgctcccctcctgccttccaCCTGTCAGCGAGCAACATCGGCGTGCCGTGCCCCGAGACCTACCTGCACAGCCTCAGCCTGCCCCTCTACTACAAGATCTGCCCCGCGAGCTTCCTGAGGCAGCAGTCCCTCGTCTTCCCAAGCCACGAGAAACTGGGAGGCGCCAGCCCGCCGGCTTTGCCCCACTTCATGGTGGATATGCCCAAACTCTCTGCCCTCGGCATAACAAGCCTGAAAAATGGTAAATCCGAAGACTTGAACGGGCAGTGCCTTCAAGTACCCAGTTCTGCTAGTCAAATGCTGTATGGATTACATGCATCTGGAAACATTTTCCCATCAAGTCCCATTGCTCGGGAAGCACTTAATTGTTCTTTACATCCTCCATATGGCTTGTACGGTTATAACTTCTCCGTGCCATCTAGACTGATGAATGCAGCAAGCCATTTCAAAGTGAGTGACAGCATTCCAGCTTCTTTTAGAGATGGCAGATGTAATCACTCTAACTGGCACTCGACAATTAACCATTGCCTTTAG